ttatttctaaaataaaaataaaagatcaaatatttacttttacagTATTAATATcctttttatagattttttcGGATAGTGTCCGGCGAGTGCTTCATGTTCTCTCTGACGTGGACCCAAAAAGCGCCAGATGTATGGATACCATTGACACAAGAAACCAGAGAGGATGGGTCTTCCAGTTCAATGAGATTACATATTTTATCACAACATTTGCTCCTTTTTATCCAGACACAAACTCTCGTTATGCTTTTGGTGCTCGAAATGGCTTCATTTTATTCCAGCCGGAGATCAGCTTTGCCTTACATAACCTTCCGTCTGATACCCCTCACACTAACTGGGAGAGTCCGGTAACGGTCCGGGATAAGATAAGGGTTGCGTTTCGAGACGCAGGGAGAGAGTATGAGATTCCAACAACTCTATTTAGACCACTCGCATGGGATATAGTTCGACCAATAAACAATGGCGAACCTGTCATCAAATGGTGGAAGAGAGTGAAAGAAGACTAACTTTGACGTTTTTGCCAAAGCTCAAATTGGTACTTTTGTAAAACCACAATCCCAATAGCATAGGATCTAGTAAACATATCAACACGATAGCAAGTTGACAGATATTAGAATAATACGAATTTATAAGGATAACCAATTTTTTTTGgtaaaattaatgattttgatttgtttCAATATGCTCCACAAATTGACGGAAAGGAAGAACGAAGAAATTCTAAGCTTTGAGAATATTACAAGATGTAAAATAAAAGTGATTTCTTACAATAATATTACACATACAGTCGATTTCAACACTGCATTTtatttgttgttgatgttgtagagtatatttaaaattgttttgtattaataaataatgGGTCAAAGAGGTGATATCTACAGATGTAAACACACAAGAACCTAACAAGCATTTTGCTTATATGGTACGAATTACTTGAAGGGATTCTGCCCATTTGTTAAGTGTTCCAAAAGAACAAATATAATTACAGACGGTCACAGATGTtcttaaaacataaataataatgaattatcaATCTAGCACTGGTTACGGTTATTGAAGTAGACTGAATCGCTTTATGTCATGAGCAGGATATATTTGAATATGAGTAACATCAAGGAACCGATAACTATGGGCCGTGGAGATGGAACACCAAAAATCATAACCCTATCTTGTACAAAGTGAAGCAGACGACACTTGTCAGATTGAATTAAAAACCTATCAATTCACATTGAAATGttagtttttagcccaccatcatcagatggtgggctgtgatgatggtgggctgttcaaatcacttttcgtccgtggtctgtGCTTCCGTCCGtacgttaacaattcttgttatcggtataactcagaaagtgctgatgggatcattctcaaatttcatatggagGTTTTCCttgagccctagttgtgcatattgcgttttgggattgatcagtaaacaaaatggttgccaggcagccatcttggattttcatagttaaagtttgttatcgctatttctcagaaagtactgataACAGAAGggattgttttcaaatttcatacatGAATTTAGATtaccctagggccctagttgtgcatattgcgttttggaaTCGACCAGTCAAACAATGTGGCCATCTatgtggccatcttggattttgatagttatagtttgttatcgctatttctcagaaagttttgaagagataattatcaattttttcatatgtaggtttccttAGGGCCTTAGCTGTGCACGTTGAATTTTGGGACCGaaaggtcaacaagatggccaccaggcagccatattggattttgattgttaatgttatcgctatttctcagaaagtactgaaagggtcattctcaaatttcatatgtaggttcccctagggccctaggtgtgcatattgcgtttagGAATCGATCGATTAACAAGGTGGCCCCCAGTCACGACTCTTCACTGGAAACGTTTATAAGCTCATAACCATCTTATAAAGTATATGTAAGAAATGTGTGAATTCCTACAACCgaaatacaaaacaacaaagatATACAAAGAAATTTTTTATTCTTTGGACAGAAATACATACAAAAGCTGTTACATTATTAGATGAATGTTTTTCAAAACGGAAATATTTTTCATGAgggcatatacatgtattctataaatgtataaagttaagaaatggattgtttttgttcattatcgttagtacatatataatttgtgtatatatatatgaatcacAATCACATGTATCTTTATAAATCTTAAATGATAATACAATCTTCCACACACGTAAAAAACGCCTCAAGTATCTTAATCTTGAAAATCAAAATCTATacattattttgcatttttagaATGTGTAAATATTGCAACTTTAAGTAACATTTTAATCAATCTTATGGTCCAAATTTGGCTTCTGTGATGTTTCATATTTCTGATAATGGAATAAAAGTACAATCAGGTAACTAGAAGTTTTGTCACAGTCCCTTACAGTTCGATTTAACCGAGTTACactgtacagtgtatgtcaAACAGCAATATACAGATTTGTACTTCCTAGTTACactgtacagtgtatgtcaAACAGCAATATACAGAATTGTACTTCCGAGTTACactgtacagtgtatgtcaAACAGCAATATACAGAATTGTACTTCCGAGTTACactgtacagtgtatgtcaAACAGCAATATACAGAATTGTACTTCCGAGTTACactgtacagtgtatgtcaAACAGCAATATACAGAATTGTACTTCCGAGTTACactgtacagtgtatgtcaAACAGCAATATACAGAATTGTACTTCCGAGTTACactgtacagtgtatgtcaAACAGCAATATACAGAATTGTACTTCCGAGTTACactgtacagtgtatgtcaAAAAGCAATATACAGAATTGTACTTCCGAGTTACactgtacagtgtatgtcaAAAAGCAATATACAGATTTGTACTTCCGAGTTACACTGTACAGTGTTTGTCAAACAGCAATATACAGATTTGTACTTCCGAGTTACACAGTACAGTGTATGTCAAACAGCAATACGTTGTATACAGAATTGTCCTTAACATCACTATAACAAAATACCACTCTATTCAATATTCACAATTACAATGTTTTAAGATTCTGGATTAAATATTTAACACTACATATCCAATATTACCTAACAATACCTTTGTAATATTATAGAAATTGCTTTGTGGAGAAAATATTTATACTGGAGTCAGTCAGAAATGATTAGATTAAATAACTTGCATAAATATGAATAACTTACATATTTGTAAACATATATAGTATTATGGCTTTAATGTTCTGTTcaaaaagaaaatggaataaaagtAAAGGATTTCAGAAAGTGTTGatcaatgatttttttgatttttttaaatacatgtaaattttgtatctataaatagttataattaatttaatcagagaaataaattaaatagaaGAGAACATCATGATAAAAATACTCAATTAATAGCTTTGATTGTACACGAAAAAATAAGACtacaactttgatttttttttctctcaagaTAAGTTTTACTTTAATACAATTCATGTAATATAACGCTTGATAAAGCATCAAGACattaaatcatttgaacaacacaATATCTGTGCACCATGAAAACACCAGTCCAACAGTCTAAAGCTTTGATTTTAAGACTCTTCcgtaaaaatgttattttataatcaattacacacaaaaaaaagattttatcaCAAATGCACCAATGCGCCTTTAATATATAGATGTTCAATGCATGGCAGCAACAGCTAAAGACACTAGAAGTAATAATATTTCTGCAACAAATTATTTTGCATTATAAGCTATCAACATGCTCATGCACAGATGTCTTGACCATAGGGACTTGCTAAAGTATTTCAATATGGAGAGTTGTTTCAAGTCTATACCAAACGCCTGTGGTCAAATAATCTTTCTTGATATGTATATCTAGTACAAAATGTATggcatacaacataggtatctAGGTAGCTCTCAAACATAGCTGGCATAAACAGTAAGTTGATTCCTCAACAATTAACACAGCAATACTGATCTTTACCTCTCTCAAATCTCAAAAAATAAGCTTAGCACTACTTCACAGTATTGGCAGAGTAAAGCAAAGGGGAGTACCTCTGATGGAATATGAGCAAACCAATTCAAGGTATAGATATCTACATTTAAACAAAGATCAGTTTCATACAACTCATCCTACCTAACAATCATAAGTATAAAATCCGATTATATACATAACTATCATATAGAAATTAATAACtatgtttgatatattaagTCGACAACATAAAATCTATTGATACTAGAGTCTTCTTTATTTCTGCATTAGTTTATTTTTCCACACATATCCTTCTTACAACATTTATCTGGCTAAAGCATTGCAATGTTTAAAATGAAGGAATTTTGTTTCATTGAAACATCTCATGAAACTTATTAAGAATCAATTGATGAAAATGTCGTATGCTATACAACATTATGATATCTCGGATATCTTAGTGTTTATTGTTGCTAACTTTTTTCTAAACTTGATCATTATGGTACTTTGGAAATTAGTTTGCTTTTTCTTCCAAGTATGAATGCGGTTTCTGTAAGCATGATGTAAAATGCAGAGCAAATAGTGAAGTCTGAGCACCAATCACAAGCTTTCCATCCAAGAATTTCAGAAATTATCTTATAGACCTAAATTAATAGTTACATGTGATTATGATGCAATGTTTGTCAACTTGTGTGTGCGTGTAACAAATCAGTCAATCACATTGATCCTCATTACGCATCGTATGTACTGGATGATACAGTGCCTCCATGGCCGGTCCAATTGGTGTGGATGAATTTACCAGGATTGGCCAGAAGTTCGTATGTGTGTGCTCCGAAGTAATCTCTCTGTGCCTGGaacaaacaataataatattattgtaaaataaaatctaaaatagTACAGAAATTACGCATGTAGGTTGTAGTgttattcatatttttcattatcaCATAATTGAAAGGGATATTTACGTGTAACTTGCCTGTATAAGATGAAAGAACtacatttaatatcaaaatcataGGTGGCTGGATTAAGTCCAAGATCTAAACACTACTAACATTTGTTGGTGACCCAGCTCATTTTAATACATTGTACGTATGTTCAAATCCTTGATTTTATGTACAAGGTTGAGATCTTAATGTCTTTAAAACTAATTGTCTACCGGTATATGCTATCAGATTCAAACTAAACAAGCCTTCCCCTGTCTGtccaaaaaaaatattggtgtGAATCTGTCAAATTTTGAGCCATAACATCTCTACTGTGTACgttatcaatatctatatataccagTCTTTCAATATACAATTTCATTGTAACATGCTATTTACCTGTAAGAGGTTGGCAGGCAGTCTGGCTGACCTGTAGCCATCAAAGAAAGCCAGAGCTGTACTGAAGGCTGGTGTGGGGATTCCAAGTAGGACAGCAGTGGACACAACCCTTCTCCAAGCAGCCTGGCACTTCTGTATCTCTGCCTTAAAGTACTCATCAAGGAGGAGGTTACTCAACTTGGAGTTTTTGTCGAAGGCCTCTTTTATTTTACCAAGGAAACGGCTGTAATCCAACAGAAATGTGTTTATTAGAACTGGTTGATTGTGTTAACTAAGTACTGAATATAGAAGCGTAATTGACATAAACAATGAAGATAATAATCGCCAAGCATAATATAAACAAGATCTTGTTTCAGCCATGATGACATAGATAGAGGTGTATATTACCGAGTACTGATCACATTATCCAGATTTATATAGTATTCAATACCAATTATTCTGAGTGGTTTAACTAACCTGCGGATAATACATCCACCTCTCCACATAAGAGCTATTCCACCAAAGTTCAGGTCCCATTTTAGTTCTGATCCAGCTTCCCGCATCAACATAAATCCTTGGGCATAGGATACGATCTTGGAGGCATATAGTGcctaaacaaaagaaaataatgtgTGATCAATCACTAAATCAATTACTAAAATAAACAGAAAGTTAtaacataacaagaggcccaagggccttaacggtcacctcgCGTTCTTAGCATAATTTAAAagatgaaacaaataatgaaacaaatcaaagacatataaacTCCAGATATGctggccttgaagttggtcagtgatttataaatttgacttttaggactatgaagagtattttgcttccatcaaacctgtggaACTTAGgggtattttttgaaatgtttttaatcatttttgaccctgtttggtcctgcccctctggtcccccagcggggtcatcgaggacggatatggatgttaaaaggctatatcttaggctaataattctaatcaagtttgactaattttcctacgaaaattgggcaaataatgttcacaaatatgttttttcctatataaacaaaagtaaacttgacccctccccagggggtaacgtgagaccccaaggtcatataattcacaatttttataatctataattatttgattctacgcatactatatccagaattttagaagattttttgaagttttagcctatttgacccttttttagccctgcacctctgcccccagggggtcggccaggaccaatgtggatatgatattaaaatgctatctcaggctaataattctaaccatgtttgactcatttcctatgaaaattgagcaaaaaatgctcattaatgtgtttttcctatataaactatagtaaacttgaccccctccccaaggggaaacaggagaccccagggtcatataatttacaatttttataaacaaactttaagaccttttcatctataaagtgtatttgattataccatttccagaattttaaaagaatatttttgaagttttagcctatttgaccttttttggccccgcctctctgcccccagggggtcggcctggaccaatatggatatgatattaaaatgctatctcaggctaataattctaaccaagtttgactcatttcctatgaaaattgagcaaaaaatgctcattaatgtgtttttcctatataaactatagtaaacttgaccccctccccaaggggaaacgtgagaccccagggtcatataattcacaatttttgtaaaggaccttaagacctttctatttatgaaaagtatttgattctaccatttccagaatttcagaagaagatttttgaagttttagcctatatgaccccttttgaccccgcccctaaggcccctggaggtcagtcatacaaaatttgttaataggattaaatggccatctcatactgataattctgacaacatttgactgaTTTCCTATTACAAAAGACCAAAttatgcgcaaaaatgtgttttccgaatataaactatagtaaacttaaccccctccccaggggaaaactagagaccccagggtcatataattcacaatttttgtaaaggaccttaagacctttctatctatgaagagtatttgattctaccacatctgtgagtagagaagaagatttttgaaattttactcaattttaccttttttggccccctcccacagccccctgggggttggggaacatataattcacaattttgattggccttatgccttagaaggtttgtacaaaatttcattgaaattgcttcagcagttttggagaagaagttgaaaatgtaaattgtttacggacatacgacacacgacggacgacggacgacgccggacaaaaggcgattagaataggtcacttgagacttcgtctcaggtgacctaaaaatttgaGATCACCAAAGTTAACTTACCCATAATAATATATCAGTTTGAGATTATTTACTTAACTATGCTTTTTACCCATAGTAACGTATCAATTTCAgatcattaatttaatttgtctTGCCCATAGTAACGTACCAGTTTGAGATCGTTTACTAATGCTGCCTTGTCCCCAGTATATTTGGTTTGCTCTGGTCCCTGTATTTGTTTGCTGGCTTCTATTCTCTCCGTCTGTAGAGCAGACAGGCATCGTGCAAAGACAGCTTCACCTGGTTTAAATCAACATGGTCATTACAACAATGTCATGTTAATCACAATGATGATCATACAACATATACCTTCATTTTCAAATAATCTTAATGttgaattatttacaaatatttgttactaTGTCAATTTTGTGCTTTTCCACAGTGAAAATTAGCTTTGCCATCTTGTAAGAAAtttattatatgattttttttttcacaattcaaatttttcaaaaatatttttatttacctaTCAGAGACACTGGGACACCATACTCAAGCGCTGATATTGCTGTCCACTTTCCTGTGcctttctaaaaataaaaaaaaaaataaaaattatggtTTACAAATCAGATTTTCAATTAAGAAGGTGTACAATTAATTAGTTGGTTGATTGATTGGGCTTAACAGACTATCAACAGATGTCATTAAAGGGTAGCTTCTCATGTATGGTATGCAATGTTGTTGCCTGTATGAATGTCTATAGTTTGGGTAACAGTTGTGTTCTTGTTGTCTCCTTGAAATGGTGGAAATGTTGCCCTTTGCAAAGCTGTTAATGTGTTCTCACTGTAGTATGTCACTAACAAATGTGTACATTGAATGACATTATTATCATCTGTACAGTATACTATATACCTGTCCAGCTGTGTCACGGATCTGTTCCAACAGGAAACTGCCATCCTTATTTTTATAACGAAGGATATCCCTGGTAATTTCTATGAGGAAGGAATCTAATTCAGATTTATTCCACTCTTCAAAAACCTGTCAACAAAAACAATCAGACTAATCCAGCTATATCACACTGAAGTTGAAAGAGGTATGATTCTGCATTCTGACAgaattaatttgtttgttttttgtttatattgctAGATTGGTGATACTTGTCTCATGTGATCGAAGCAATTTTCGGGCTTTGCCACCATCAGAAATAAAACAACTCTTAACAAAATAACTACTTTGATGATATAAAGATTTTCAATTAATCAAGAGTAGCTTTTTACCAACCTAAAGCAATCTACAATTGCATTATTATACATAGTCTGTAACATGGATTAAAAGACCCTTGAAAGAACATTCACCAGCTTCGGAACACTTTTACTCACATCAGCCATTTCCAGTTGGTTCATGCCAAGCCCATCCTTCATGACATTGTAAGCCTCACATATAAGCTGCATATCACCATATTCAATGCCGTTGTGGACCATCTTTACAAAATGGCCAGCTCCCTCACTGCCAACCTGTTGTAAATGGGTATAACACAGGCCGTCAAGTTCTACTCTTAACATAACTTCCATGAAAAATAAACTAATATCTACAATTAAATAATACAACATTTactcattttataaatatattatgttcAGGGTTGCACTGGCCAAGGGTGTTCCATAAAAAAGTGAGgttcttttcattttctattcTTAAAAAAGTGTATGGGGAAATGTAAACCCTGTTGTTGATTATTAAATTGTTTCCAGGCAacaatatttactgtaataatGATATTGTTCTACTCACCCAATCACAACAAGGTTCGTCCCCTGACTTGGCTGCAATTGACTGGAAAATATTCTTGATGTGTGGCCTGAAATAGGAAGTAAGAACAATTAAAAATGTTCATACATATAGCTTATTATTATCATTGCTAACAACTTAGGTCATTTGAGGACAGCCTTCACTATATGCAATGCTTTGAAagtgtgaatgtctgttttttttgggaggctgtggtatatctGTATTGTATGTCCTTGTAAAAGTCACTGTGGAactcattatcattatcaaaactagacaatatacatgtacattgtaaagttatgtaatttttgtttaatttttctgatttttatttttcaacacAAAACTAGAATAAACTCAAAGATAATATAATCAATGTACCACCATAAATAAGGTAACTAAATGTACGTACCATGCCTCTGGTGCTCCTCCAGGCATGAGAGATGGCCCGTACCTGGCTCCATCTTCTCCACCACTTACTCCACTCCCCACATACAGAAGGCCTTTCTCAGCTAAGTCTTTACATCTTCTCtaaaatgcaaaatatatcTCCACTATTTAATACAAAATTTCCCCTTGCATCTCGTCTACTAAACACAATTACAATTTGGTAGCTTTCTTCAAACTTCGTTCATAAAACTTGTTCAGACTGGTTTACATTATTTCATACTTAATTTTGATTCAGGAATTCATGCTTCATACATTTTCATCCCAATTCActtagttatatataatacaatgtatattccCATCAATATGCACAAAAAAGGGCTTTGTCCTGTGTAATCTTACGTTTGTGTCTTTGTATTCTGAATTTCCGCCATCAATAATGATGTCCCCTTTCTCCAACAGTGGAACCTGAAATAAATAAGTTGGCATATAAGatgaaatattaacaaattgtGGAAATCAAATCAATAGTTTGGTATTGTTCATAAAAGATTTAGAAAATTTGACCACAACTTTAATTGTTTGAATTCAACTATTCCATACATATTAACTTGTCATCCCTGGAATTTCATTATGGACTtatctagtctttgatttagaagattctaaatgtgtctttaggagTTAACAAATAATATTACCAATTTGTCAATGAAGGCATCCACAGCTGCTCCAGCCTTCACCAATAACATGACTCGTCTCGGCTTTTTTAGATTGCTGACCATATCCTCCATTGATTTGGCACCAATGATGTTTGTTCCTTTGGCCTCATTGTTCATGAAGTCATCAACTTTGGAGACTGTACGATTGAAAGCAACCACCTAAAGGGATAAagtacaaaatgttttaaataagtTTCAGATGTGTGGCAATGGTGGCAATGATAATGGTCAATAAATGTGCAGTGTCATAGAGAAACAGACAGtcataaacacaaatataagGCAATTTTAAGGGATTTAGATGGAACTTAAGTCGCCTAAGTAGCTATGGAAGACATATTGAAGTTAAGAGTTTTATGGAGAATAAAAGGAGGAAAAGGAGATCATGTCAAGGAGATTGGCTAGTAATAAGAAGAATACAAACAGAAGGATGTAAGTGTAAACTGATAGATCTTCAGTGATTTCATGAGAAAAAATCTTACTctgtgagagaaaaaaaatggtaGGAAATCGGGTTCAATAGGAAATGTTTGTCAGGTCATGATCAGGGAAAGAACAGAAAT
The nucleotide sequence above comes from Argopecten irradians isolate NY chromosome 1, Ai_NY, whole genome shotgun sequence. Encoded proteins:
- the LOC138316998 gene encoding 6-phosphogluconate dehydrogenase, decarboxylating-like, whose product is MGEPKGDIALIGLAVMGQNIILNMNDHGFTVVAFNRTVSKVDDFMNNEAKGTNIIGAKSMEDMVSNLKKPRRVMLLVKAGAAVDAFIDKLVPLLEKGDIIIDGGNSEYKDTNRRCKDLAEKGLLYVGSGVSGGEDGARYGPSLMPGGAPEAWPHIKNIFQSIAAKSGDEPCCDWVGSEGAGHFVKMVHNGIEYGDMQLICEAYNVMKDGLGMNQLEMADVFEEWNKSELDSFLIEITRDILRYKNKDGSFLLEQIRDTAGQKGTGKWTAISALEYGVPVSLIGEAVFARCLSALQTERIEASKQIQGPEQTKYTGDKAALVNDLKLALYASKIVSYAQGFMLMREAGSELKWDLNFGGIALMWRGGCIIRSRFLGKIKEAFDKNSKLSNLLLDEYFKAEIQKCQAAWRRVVSTAVLLGIPTPAFSTALAFFDGYRSARLPANLLQAQRDYFGAHTYELLANPGKFIHTNWTGHGGTVSSSTYDA